From a single Natronorubrum tibetense GA33 genomic region:
- a CDS encoding DUF1508 domain-containing protein, translated as MSSTTEIHQKLFRLYEHYVGEPDSSKDVYGYWIFIAGYLLGAAGIFTFVVGYAGSADSYTLIRISGVTAATGLALCLFGIVLMLPVRRIGIYASVLGLLVALGGVVFFGWAYPYNWRELGTDYSVQVISVYALGIGLIAGVTALVPILTGQKGMFVEEEGATDDPDILTGDAMEGAQFAVFRDENGDWEWNVLHLEALATSNESAVTRPDATEGIERVQSQISSAGLMELTTSAFRLYEDRDGTWQWTLARDDGSVVGSSTGEFDQRDGAENSVSFLKDRGPEADVIEIEGAAFTYEEKRDQWFWQLVDDERNPLASSDSGFGTQEQAEEAAQTFAERFDRARLLDIEHVGVELVERPGGWTWRFVDDGDDVVASASDTFDSRRDAEEAAEALLPALESASITVAGEPTYELYESGSDWRWRLVDETEHVVARSPPEISEAADVESAADRFSDGALEADIVEIDEAEYEVYPTATASTAADSDDDLPATVDDAVAQTDGGTTLEYDDQTGPDWNWRLVTDDREIVAASNEPHSDAETASEAIQRVREQASEADLIEFEHAAFQVYEADSGEWRWRLIDEDGNVLADSGQEHTSRGEAAEAMMTLKEQAPDAELLEIETAAFELFVNEDDEWGWRLIDEAGKLVAEDPATHPTRGAARQAMNRLLEHLDSDIRTMDDAIFQTYAAEDWQWRFVLPSGETVAEAGEAHPTRDELVDELADIRHSAAAAHQHTIGDVAVQLYDSGGWHWRLLDRDREEVADSTVTYDTRDEATNGAESLKAHAVDAPIFAIEDAAIRLDGSDGWTWELIDRDREVSASAVGAVSTKAAAMGAIEDVRQLAPMAGRVDFDVASFELVADEDERWKWRLIDEDGRTIATGSESHDSTEAARTALENVRELIEEASILEIDSVSFELHTDEEGEGWVWRLVDEYGSTMAESTQTYESRTDAREAMNDVKAHAPDGWITFTE; from the coding sequence ATGTCTTCAACGACTGAAATTCATCAAAAGCTGTTTCGGCTGTACGAACACTACGTCGGTGAACCCGACTCGAGCAAGGACGTCTACGGCTACTGGATATTCATCGCCGGCTACCTCCTCGGTGCAGCCGGGATATTCACGTTCGTCGTCGGCTACGCCGGGAGTGCGGATTCCTACACGCTGATTCGGATCTCCGGCGTCACGGCGGCGACGGGGCTTGCGCTCTGTCTGTTCGGAATCGTCCTCATGCTCCCGGTACGACGGATCGGGATCTACGCCAGCGTGCTCGGACTCCTCGTCGCACTCGGCGGCGTCGTCTTCTTCGGGTGGGCCTACCCCTACAACTGGCGAGAGCTCGGGACCGACTACAGCGTCCAGGTCATCTCCGTCTACGCGCTCGGAATCGGCCTGATCGCTGGCGTCACAGCCCTCGTCCCCATCCTCACGGGACAGAAGGGGATGTTCGTCGAGGAGGAGGGTGCGACAGACGATCCGGACATTCTCACCGGCGACGCGATGGAGGGCGCCCAGTTCGCCGTCTTCCGTGACGAGAACGGCGACTGGGAGTGGAACGTCCTCCACCTGGAGGCGCTCGCGACGAGCAACGAGAGCGCCGTCACGCGACCCGACGCGACCGAGGGCATCGAGCGCGTCCAGTCCCAGATTAGCTCCGCGGGACTGATGGAGCTCACCACCTCCGCGTTCCGACTCTACGAGGACCGGGACGGCACCTGGCAGTGGACGCTCGCCCGCGACGATGGCAGCGTCGTTGGCTCGAGCACCGGCGAGTTCGACCAGCGCGACGGGGCTGAAAACTCCGTGAGCTTCCTCAAGGACCGCGGCCCCGAGGCAGACGTCATCGAGATCGAGGGCGCCGCGTTCACGTACGAGGAAAAACGCGACCAGTGGTTCTGGCAACTCGTCGACGACGAACGGAATCCGTTGGCCTCGAGCGACTCCGGCTTCGGAACCCAGGAGCAGGCCGAGGAGGCCGCACAGACGTTCGCGGAACGGTTCGACCGCGCGCGCCTGCTCGACATCGAACACGTCGGCGTCGAACTCGTCGAACGACCTGGCGGCTGGACGTGGCGCTTCGTCGACGACGGGGACGACGTCGTCGCGAGCGCATCGGACACTTTCGACAGTCGGCGCGACGCCGAGGAAGCCGCCGAAGCGTTGCTCCCCGCCCTGGAGTCGGCATCGATTACCGTGGCTGGCGAGCCGACCTACGAACTCTACGAGTCTGGCAGCGACTGGCGCTGGCGGCTCGTCGACGAGACCGAGCACGTCGTCGCCCGGAGTCCCCCCGAGATCAGCGAAGCGGCGGACGTCGAGTCGGCCGCCGATCGGTTCAGCGACGGAGCCCTCGAGGCCGACATCGTCGAAATCGACGAGGCGGAGTACGAGGTGTATCCGACTGCGACCGCGTCGACGGCTGCCGACTCGGACGATGACCTCCCGGCAACGGTGGACGACGCGGTCGCCCAGACCGACGGCGGCACGACGCTCGAGTACGACGATCAGACGGGGCCCGACTGGAACTGGCGGCTCGTCACCGACGATCGCGAGATCGTCGCCGCGAGCAACGAACCCCACTCGGACGCCGAGACGGCGTCGGAGGCGATCCAGCGGGTTCGCGAACAGGCCAGCGAGGCCGACCTCATCGAGTTCGAACACGCGGCGTTTCAGGTCTACGAGGCCGACTCCGGTGAGTGGCGCTGGCGGCTCATCGACGAGGACGGCAACGTTCTCGCCGACAGCGGCCAGGAACACACTTCGCGCGGCGAGGCCGCCGAGGCGATGATGACGCTGAAAGAGCAGGCCCCCGACGCCGAACTGCTCGAGATCGAGACTGCCGCGTTCGAACTGTTCGTCAACGAGGACGACGAGTGGGGCTGGCGACTCATCGACGAAGCCGGGAAACTCGTCGCCGAAGACCCCGCCACGCACCCGACTCGCGGCGCCGCACGACAGGCGATGAACCGACTGCTCGAGCACTTAGACTCCGACATTCGGACGATGGACGATGCGATCTTCCAGACCTACGCGGCCGAAGACTGGCAGTGGCGGTTCGTGCTGCCCTCGGGCGAGACCGTCGCGGAAGCCGGCGAAGCTCACCCGACCCGGGACGAACTCGTCGACGAGTTGGCGGACATCCGTCACTCGGCCGCCGCGGCTCACCAGCACACGATCGGCGATGTCGCCGTCCAACTGTACGACAGCGGCGGCTGGCACTGGCGGCTGCTCGACCGCGACCGCGAGGAGGTCGCGGACTCCACCGTCACCTACGACACGCGCGACGAGGCCACGAACGGCGCCGAGAGCCTGAAGGCTCACGCCGTCGACGCACCGATCTTTGCGATCGAGGACGCCGCAATTCGACTGGACGGCAGCGACGGGTGGACGTGGGAGCTCATCGACCGCGACCGCGAGGTCAGTGCGAGCGCGGTCGGTGCCGTCTCCACCAAGGCCGCCGCCATGGGTGCCATCGAGGACGTGCGCCAGCTCGCGCCGATGGCGGGTCGGGTCGACTTCGATGTCGCCTCCTTCGAACTCGTCGCCGACGAGGACGAGCGCTGGAAGTGGCGACTCATCGACGAGGACGGGCGGACGATCGCGACCGGCTCCGAGAGCCACGACTCGACTGAGGCCGCGCGCACGGCCCTCGAGAACGTCCGCGAACTGATCGAAGAGGCGAGCATCCTCGAGATCGACAGCGTCTCCTTCGAACTGCACACGGACGAGGAAGGCGAGGGCTGGGTCTGGCGGCTGGTCGACGAGTACGGCTCGACGATGGCCGAGAGCACCCAGACCTACGAGAGCCGCACCGACGCCCGCGAGGCGATGAACGACGTGAAAGCCCACGCCCCAGACGGCTGGATCACCTTTACCGAGTAA
- a CDS encoding helix-turn-helix domain-containing protein has protein sequence MKSMRIELQYDRDAVPPLHRGICESPALDREIIVGGQSVDGVETITSFVYGDSEAYESLLDDLETVLEYDITPSDDGFFLYLRRDLGPEGLSLLNALAQETVVVVPPIEIRSDRTIRLTVVGHPSALTAVVEEVPDGMGLDVRWVSQEIAVADASVSDRQAAALQAAWDVGFYEVPREGGIEAVAAELDCAVSTASELVRRGEANAVGRVLDSGP, from the coding sequence ATGAAATCGATGCGTATCGAACTGCAGTACGACCGAGACGCGGTTCCGCCGCTGCATCGAGGCATCTGCGAGTCGCCGGCTCTCGACCGGGAGATCATCGTCGGCGGGCAATCGGTCGACGGCGTCGAGACGATCACGTCGTTCGTCTACGGCGACTCCGAGGCCTACGAGTCGCTACTCGACGACCTCGAGACCGTCCTCGAGTACGATATCACGCCCTCCGACGACGGCTTCTTTCTCTATCTTCGCCGGGATCTCGGTCCGGAAGGGTTGTCACTCTTGAACGCGCTCGCACAGGAGACCGTCGTGGTCGTCCCACCCATCGAGATTCGTTCGGACCGAACGATCCGGCTGACCGTCGTCGGCCACCCGTCGGCGCTGACCGCCGTCGTAGAGGAGGTACCAGACGGAATGGGACTGGACGTCCGTTGGGTCAGCCAGGAGATTGCAGTCGCCGACGCGTCGGTGTCCGATCGACAGGCGGCCGCACTACAGGCCGCCTGGGATGTCGGGTTCTACGAGGTTCCGCGCGAGGGCGGTATCGAGGCTGTCGCGGCGGAACTCGACTGCGCTGTCTCGACCGCGTCGGAACTGGTCCGTCGCGGCGAGGCGAACGCCGTAGGGCGAGTCCTCGATAGCGGTCCGTAG
- a CDS encoding HalOD1 output domain-containing protein, whose protein sequence is MNEWIDPPDDDVVARLDLDTTQEAPEIRLVEIVADLESVPETELDPIYNCIDEVVDSLLSSPPSPTANAELEFTYEGYRIHVQQGGAAVFRDATA, encoded by the coding sequence ATGAACGAGTGGATCGATCCGCCGGACGACGATGTCGTCGCCCGTCTGGATCTCGACACGACGCAGGAAGCACCGGAGATTCGGCTCGTCGAAATCGTCGCCGACCTCGAGAGCGTCCCCGAAACCGAACTCGATCCGATATACAACTGCATCGACGAGGTGGTCGACTCGCTTTTGTCGTCGCCGCCGTCTCCGACCGCGAACGCGGAACTCGAATTTACCTACGAGGGATACCGGATTCACGTCCAACAGGGTGGGGCCGCCGTCTTTCGGGACGCGACCGCCTGA
- a CDS encoding 4-phosphopantoate--beta-alanine ligase, whose amino-acid sequence MTDYDTVSADVEHEEEIPEDHPRYQDLLTRHRIEKGVEKGITHLQGMHAEGRGSAFDYLLGEETIPSADAAERAAAAHLLLADHPVLSINGNVAALVPGEMADLAAATGADLEVNLFNRTPERIGAIAAHLREHGAEDVKGLEADARIPNLDHQRAKVDEDGIYAADVVLVPLEDGDRAEALNEMGKTEIVIDLNPLSRSPRVAEVPIVDNIIRAVPNMTDHAHELADADEAELQRVIDEFDREAALEDAENRIRSGL is encoded by the coding sequence GTGACCGATTACGACACCGTCTCCGCCGACGTCGAGCACGAAGAGGAGATACCGGAGGACCATCCCAGATACCAGGACCTGCTGACGCGCCATCGGATCGAGAAAGGTGTCGAGAAGGGGATCACGCACCTACAGGGGATGCACGCCGAAGGTCGCGGGAGCGCCTTCGACTACCTGCTCGGTGAGGAAACGATTCCGAGTGCGGACGCGGCGGAGCGAGCGGCCGCGGCTCACCTCCTGCTGGCCGACCATCCCGTGCTCTCGATCAACGGCAACGTCGCTGCACTGGTTCCGGGCGAGATGGCCGACCTGGCCGCGGCAACCGGTGCGGACCTCGAGGTCAACCTCTTCAACCGCACGCCAGAGCGGATCGGCGCGATCGCGGCCCACTTGCGCGAGCACGGCGCGGAGGATGTCAAGGGCCTCGAGGCCGACGCTCGCATTCCGAACCTCGACCACCAGCGCGCGAAGGTCGACGAGGACGGGATCTACGCCGCCGACGTCGTGCTCGTCCCCCTCGAGGACGGCGACCGTGCCGAGGCGTTGAACGAGATGGGGAAAACCGAGATCGTGATCGACCTGAACCCCCTCTCGCGGTCGCCACGGGTCGCCGAGGTGCCGATCGTGGACAACATCATCCGCGCCGTACCGAACATGACCGACCACGCGCACGAACTGGCCGACGCCGACGAGGCGGAACTGCAGCGAGTCATCGACGAGTTCGATCGGGAGGCGGCGCTCGAGGATGCGGAAAATCGGATTCGAAGCGGGTTGTAA
- a CDS encoding class I SAM-dependent methyltransferase, protein MATDSRDREPTPGNDGSSRDDEYADHLERSRTVWDRWSDWYGMSERDFEPMREAAIDRLALESGDRVLEIGCGPGVNFERIRTDIGESGELVAVDYSPEMIEKARERIDAHGWENVDVRRADATAVEFEEPFDAALATLSLSVMPDITRAVETVYRSLVPDSTFVVFDVRPFPDGPARVLNPFIWRFLRWYANWNPDDDVVEALEVVFDTSEIVDTYTHGTTYTVVCEKRDAV, encoded by the coding sequence ATGGCCACGGACTCTCGAGATCGAGAACCGACGCCCGGGAACGACGGCTCAAGCAGAGACGACGAGTACGCCGACCACCTCGAGCGCAGTCGCACCGTCTGGGACCGCTGGAGCGACTGGTACGGAATGAGCGAGCGCGACTTCGAACCGATGCGCGAAGCCGCCATCGACCGACTGGCGCTCGAGTCGGGCGACCGCGTCCTGGAGATCGGCTGCGGGCCGGGTGTCAACTTCGAGCGGATCCGCACCGATATCGGCGAGTCCGGCGAACTCGTCGCCGTCGACTACAGTCCGGAAATGATCGAGAAGGCTCGAGAGCGGATCGACGCCCACGGCTGGGAGAACGTCGACGTTCGTCGCGCCGACGCGACGGCGGTCGAGTTCGAGGAGCCATTCGACGCGGCGCTCGCGACGCTCTCGCTCTCCGTCATGCCCGATATCACTCGAGCGGTCGAGACCGTCTACCGATCGCTGGTCCCCGACTCGACGTTCGTTGTGTTCGACGTCAGACCGTTTCCCGACGGCCCCGCTCGAGTTCTGAACCCGTTCATTTGGCGTTTCCTGCGCTGGTACGCGAACTGGAATCCGGACGATGACGTCGTGGAGGCGCTCGAGGTCGTCTTCGATACGAGCGAGATCGTCGACACCTACACGCACGGCACCACGTACACCGTCGTCTGTGAGAAACGCGACGCAGTCTAA
- a CDS encoding DUF4870 domain-containing protein yields MSNEHDHTTTASTSTTQPGPALLEERTLAGIFVHVLGLGTGFVLPALVYLVAEHEFTRENARNAFNWQVIITGVFATLFGLLAAGFAIDSIASENSPLQYLAMAFLLVAVAGLFGSTFVFLVNFAFGLIAMGKAIFGSAWSYPLAPDFVGWLASRVDNNVGWWKLLVPHALVAPAAGAYLGWVVLEPGAESDAVFFAGFGLVLALLLTSVLTPGVLVRDMRAVAKTGTSWRPSWLTYVGGPAVVAALTYVVAALQFNSANPAGDAIYGFAGALWIAVIIYLIRRYRQVDSS; encoded by the coding sequence ATGTCTAACGAACACGATCACACGACGACGGCATCGACATCGACGACGCAACCAGGACCGGCGCTCCTCGAGGAGCGGACGCTCGCGGGCATCTTCGTCCACGTTCTCGGGCTCGGAACCGGGTTCGTCCTCCCGGCGCTCGTCTATCTGGTCGCCGAGCACGAGTTCACGCGCGAGAACGCCCGGAACGCGTTTAACTGGCAAGTGATCATCACCGGCGTCTTCGCCACACTCTTCGGCCTTCTCGCAGCCGGGTTCGCCATCGATTCGATAGCTTCCGAGAACTCGCCCCTCCAGTACCTCGCGATGGCGTTTTTGCTCGTCGCCGTGGCAGGACTCTTCGGATCCACGTTCGTCTTTCTGGTGAATTTCGCATTCGGACTGATCGCGATGGGGAAAGCGATCTTCGGGAGCGCGTGGTCGTACCCGCTCGCGCCTGATTTCGTCGGCTGGCTTGCCTCGAGGGTCGACAACAACGTCGGCTGGTGGAAACTTCTCGTCCCCCACGCCCTCGTCGCGCCGGCTGCGGGGGCGTATCTCGGCTGGGTGGTTCTCGAGCCGGGGGCAGAAAGCGACGCGGTGTTCTTCGCCGGGTTCGGCCTCGTACTGGCACTTCTTCTCACGTCGGTGCTCACGCCGGGCGTGCTCGTCCGGGATATGCGAGCCGTCGCGAAGACGGGCACCTCGTGGCGACCGAGTTGGCTCACGTACGTCGGCGGTCCGGCGGTGGTCGCCGCGCTCACGTACGTCGTGGCAGCGCTGCAGTTCAACTCGGCAAACCCGGCCGGCGATGCGATCTACGGCTTCGCGGGCGCGCTCTGGATCGCTGTGATCATCTACCTGATCAGACGGTATCGACAGGTCGACTCATCATAA
- a CDS encoding helix-turn-helix domain-containing protein — protein MAPLPPWIDTRIDDDLNKKLTQRHVVETMFAADRPYFSAEQIRARVRPDVSKETVRLRLNELLEMDVIAVETYPESITLYYINHPESQWPLSPEGKDALSYETPLDTLTVGDFVRLRNPAGIRTLVLAGFQLSMVLFAVGVVAPLLASDPIVQSSNAYWEVAGNLFVVCFVLLALERIARKLRTGGVLAGGVRSGRTDSN, from the coding sequence ATGGCTCCCCTCCCGCCCTGGATCGACACCCGGATCGACGACGATCTGAACAAGAAACTAACCCAGCGACACGTCGTCGAAACGATGTTCGCAGCCGACCGGCCGTACTTTTCGGCCGAACAGATCCGTGCCCGGGTGCGCCCGGACGTGAGCAAAGAGACCGTCCGGCTCCGGTTGAACGAACTCCTCGAAATGGACGTCATCGCCGTTGAGACGTACCCGGAATCGATCACGCTGTACTACATCAACCACCCGGAATCGCAGTGGCCGCTGAGCCCCGAAGGGAAAGACGCGCTCTCGTACGAAACGCCGCTCGACACCCTCACGGTCGGTGATTTCGTCCGGCTCCGGAATCCGGCCGGGATCAGGACACTGGTCCTCGCTGGCTTCCAGTTGAGTATGGTCCTCTTTGCGGTCGGGGTCGTCGCCCCGCTGCTCGCGAGCGATCCCATCGTCCAGAGCTCGAACGCGTACTGGGAAGTGGCGGGGAACCTCTTCGTCGTCTGTTTCGTCCTCTTGGCCCTCGAGCGGATCGCCCGCAAGCTTCGGACCGGCGGTGTGCTCGCCGGGGGCGTACGCTCCGGGCGAACAGACTCGAACTGA